The following coding sequences lie in one Psychrobacter arenosus genomic window:
- the minC gene encoding septum site-determining protein MinC, whose protein sequence is MSNLDTEQAAPLPEHSVIFYGKMLNFTQIKLQTADLAIIEAKLEGLLSNKNSQIPMVINSEVDQDLDALIDLLWSWGLQPIGVITGVLDEKAKARKLAIFPGDGKRIERIKPKVPAAAQTVNATETVLTSTAGEQTVAPSQTNSATALNSDNMSGQQSTHGDHISSMIYDQMLRSGQSINHVGGDLILTNSVNNGAEAITDNSLHIYGRANGRLVAGATGDKDARIFCQSFNPSLVSVAGTYCLRDNIPEEMIDQPVQVRYQEGEGLVFTVMNNT, encoded by the coding sequence ATGTCTAATTTGGATACTGAGCAAGCTGCTCCTCTCCCTGAGCACAGTGTCATTTTCTACGGAAAAATGCTGAATTTTACTCAGATCAAACTGCAGACCGCAGATTTGGCTATTATCGAGGCCAAACTCGAAGGCTTACTAAGCAATAAAAACAGCCAAATACCTATGGTTATCAATAGTGAGGTCGACCAAGATTTAGACGCCTTGATAGACTTGCTTTGGTCGTGGGGTCTACAGCCTATTGGAGTAATCACTGGGGTGCTCGATGAGAAAGCAAAAGCACGGAAACTGGCTATTTTCCCAGGTGATGGCAAACGTATCGAGCGTATTAAGCCTAAAGTGCCTGCTGCTGCACAAACGGTCAATGCTACAGAAACTGTGCTGACTTCTACAGCCGGTGAGCAAACTGTCGCACCGAGCCAAACCAATAGCGCGACGGCACTGAATTCAGACAATATGTCTGGTCAGCAAAGCACGCATGGCGACCATATTTCTAGCATGATTTACGATCAAATGCTGCGCTCAGGTCAAAGCATCAATCATGTTGGCGGCGATCTTATCTTAACCAATAGTGTGAATAATGGTGCGGAAGCGATCACGGATAACAGCCTACATATTTATGGCCGAGCCAATGGGCGTTTAGTCGCTGGTGCCACTGGGGATAAAGACGCGCGCATTTTCTGTCAGTCTTTTAACCCGTCTTTAGTGTCAGTAGCCGGGACTTATTGCCTACGCGACAATATCCCTGAAGAGATGATAGATCAGCCGGTACAAGTTCGCTATCAAGAAGGTGAAGGCTTAGTCTTTACTGTAATGAACAATACTTAA
- a CDS encoding acyltransferase, translating into MRAASFIQRLHNKKPKLGKAVSFSAATGVILANSFGGGLPLWFMGATKILTGAKIADATVIRIADHWIRSNNAVIDNLLPKKDWRINLPDNVRPDGQYLLISNHQSWVDTSIVQYISEDRLPLTRFFTKFELIYIPIVGQAFYFLDFPMMRRHSKEAIAKNPALKDQDIIEAKRACELLKDKPFTLLNYLEGTRFTPEKKAKQASPYKYLLKPKAGGLSLAISALGSQIDGILDMTIVYPDGKPNYADLWKGDITRLGVDVRHIDMPKPLFDAIVAGNYEKDAEVKAEMFTWLDDVWAKKDALIDTMLAEFATPKAD; encoded by the coding sequence ATGCGTGCAGCTTCATTCATCCAACGTCTTCATAATAAAAAACCTAAACTTGGTAAAGCCGTTTCATTCAGCGCCGCCACTGGGGTCATTTTAGCCAATAGTTTTGGCGGCGGCCTACCCCTTTGGTTTATGGGAGCGACTAAAATTCTAACGGGGGCAAAAATCGCAGACGCTACTGTGATTCGCATTGCTGACCATTGGATTCGCAGTAATAACGCAGTCATTGATAATCTATTGCCCAAAAAAGATTGGCGTATTAATTTGCCTGATAATGTCCGTCCTGATGGTCAATATCTGTTGATTTCTAACCATCAATCTTGGGTAGATACCAGTATCGTGCAATATATCAGCGAAGACCGCTTACCTTTAACACGCTTTTTTACCAAGTTTGAGCTTATTTACATTCCTATTGTGGGCCAAGCCTTTTATTTCTTAGACTTTCCTATGATGCGCCGCCATTCCAAAGAGGCGATTGCTAAAAACCCGGCGCTTAAAGACCAAGACATCATCGAAGCCAAGCGCGCCTGCGAGTTGTTAAAAGACAAGCCATTTACCTTGCTTAATTATCTTGAAGGCACCCGCTTTACCCCAGAAAAGAAAGCCAAACAAGCCTCTCCCTATAAGTATTTATTAAAACCTAAGGCCGGTGGTTTATCTTTAGCTATCAGTGCGTTAGGCAGTCAAATCGATGGTATTTTAGACATGACTATCGTATATCCAGACGGCAAACCTAACTATGCCGACCTCTGGAAAGGCGATATCACTCGTCTTGGCGTTGATGTGCGCCATATTGATATGCCTAAGCCTTTATTTGACGCTATTGTGGCGGGTAATTATGAGAAAGACGCTGAGGTTAAGGCAGAAATGTTTACTTGGTTGGATGATGTGTGGGCCAAAAAAGATGCGCTCATCGACACTATGCTGGCAGAATTCGCTACGCCAAAAGCAGATTAA
- a CDS encoding OmpA family protein, with translation MRNQLMIAAVASSMMLAGCATDPTTGQTQINKGALGALAGGLGGAAISKATGGEKTGRDAAIGAAVGGGIGLYMQNQANKLKQQMQGTGVSVQQNPNGNIDLVMPGSITFAFDDATLNNAFKPTLDKLASTLVEYNQNTITIAGHTDSKGDAGYNMNLSQQRANAVASYLSQRGVSYNRIQVIPYGESRPVANNNTEAGRQQNRRVELTLNAPQSVN, from the coding sequence ATGCGTAACCAACTTATGATTGCTGCTGTCGCTTCTAGCATGATGCTAGCCGGTTGTGCTACTGATCCAACCACGGGTCAAACGCAAATCAATAAAGGCGCTCTTGGCGCCCTTGCTGGTGGTCTAGGCGGTGCAGCTATTTCTAAAGCCACAGGCGGCGAAAAAACAGGCCGTGATGCTGCCATTGGTGCTGCTGTTGGTGGTGGTATTGGTCTGTATATGCAGAACCAAGCCAATAAGCTTAAGCAACAAATGCAAGGTACTGGTGTTTCTGTACAACAGAATCCAAATGGTAACATTGATCTAGTTATGCCAGGTAGCATCACGTTTGCTTTTGATGACGCTACTTTGAACAACGCGTTCAAACCAACTTTAGACAAATTGGCTTCTACACTAGTTGAGTATAACCAAAACACTATCACTATCGCGGGTCATACCGATAGTAAAGGTGATGCGGGTTATAACATGAACCTATCTCAGCAACGTGCTAACGCTGTAGCCAGCTACTTAAGCCAACGTGGTGTTTCTTATAACCGTATCCAAGTTATCCCATACGGTGAGTCACGTCCAGTAGCTAACAACAACACAGAAGCGGGTCGTCAGCAAAACCGTCGTGTTGAGCTAACGCTTAATGCTCCACAAAGTGTTAACTAG
- a CDS encoding imelysin family protein, translating to MQNHSSMTTSATIRPSKALPMAVAIALAGLLSITGCTKKADEESVAADNAQVVETADSETVAANANDAHIDRLAISYANMAQAAYEDSLAEAKKLQAAIDTFVATPTEENLAAAKAAYKAARQPYSQTEVFRFDEGFVTSDDKRKIGSIDGWEGQLNAWPLDEALIDYVSDSYEGEYNAKENIINSDSIKVGSVSQDTKQITPELLAEMNEIGGSEANVTTGYHAIEFLLWGQDLNGTGPGAGERPVSDYLTEDGKCTSGDMINEGVTICESRGTYLKAAAALLVNDLTDMVAEWQPDSTNTLRSDFMSRKNSNALRQIMYQMGSLSLGELASERMQVAFVTGSTEDEHECFSDLTHLSYANNARGIDNVFNGSYKTVAGESIGGYGIKQYLMDSGHKAEADKLAADFNKVADSFNTIVTKGEKDGIKVDQMIATVGQASKHGISAEEQTQRRSWMEAAINDLKQVTVGIENAAKAVGIDNLDADAGSMF from the coding sequence ATGCAAAATCATTCGTCTATGACCACTAGTGCGACCATTCGACCTTCTAAAGCGTTGCCGATGGCAGTCGCTATCGCTCTCGCAGGACTATTAAGCATCACAGGTTGTACGAAAAAGGCAGATGAGGAGTCAGTGGCAGCAGACAATGCGCAAGTAGTAGAGACCGCTGATAGTGAGACTGTAGCCGCCAATGCAAACGATGCCCACATCGATCGTTTGGCGATTAGCTACGCTAATATGGCCCAAGCCGCCTATGAAGACTCCTTAGCCGAAGCTAAAAAATTACAAGCGGCTATCGACACTTTTGTAGCAACGCCAACTGAAGAAAACTTAGCAGCCGCAAAAGCCGCCTATAAAGCCGCACGTCAGCCTTACTCACAAACTGAAGTTTTCCGTTTTGATGAAGGCTTTGTCACTTCCGATGATAAACGTAAAATTGGCAGCATCGATGGTTGGGAAGGGCAGTTGAATGCTTGGCCATTGGATGAAGCGCTAATCGATTACGTAAGCGACAGCTACGAAGGCGAATATAATGCTAAAGAAAACATCATCAATAGCGATAGCATTAAAGTCGGCAGTGTGAGTCAAGATACTAAACAAATCACGCCTGAGCTATTGGCTGAGATGAATGAGATTGGTGGTAGTGAGGCCAACGTGACCACGGGTTACCATGCCATTGAGTTCTTATTATGGGGGCAAGATTTGAATGGTACAGGGCCTGGTGCCGGCGAGCGCCCAGTTAGTGATTATCTAACGGAAGATGGGAAGTGCACCAGCGGTGATATGATTAACGAAGGGGTGACTATTTGTGAGAGCCGTGGTACCTATCTAAAAGCCGCTGCTGCCTTATTGGTAAATGATTTAACCGATATGGTTGCTGAATGGCAGCCTGACAGTACCAATACCTTGCGCAGTGATTTTATGTCCCGCAAAAACAGCAATGCTTTGCGCCAAATCATGTACCAAATGGGCAGCTTATCGTTAGGTGAGCTCGCCTCAGAACGCATGCAGGTGGCTTTTGTCACCGGCTCTACCGAAGATGAGCACGAGTGCTTCAGTGATTTGACCCATCTAAGCTATGCTAATAATGCACGCGGTATCGACAACGTCTTTAATGGCAGCTATAAAACGGTAGCGGGGGAATCTATTGGCGGCTACGGCATCAAACAGTACTTGATGGACAGTGGTCATAAAGCTGAAGCGGATAAACTAGCCGCTGACTTTAATAAAGTGGCTGATAGCTTCAACACTATCGTGACTAAAGGCGAAAAAGACGGCATTAAAGTCGATCAAATGATTGCCACGGTCGGTCAGGCCAGTAAGCATGGTATCTCTGCTGAAGAGCAAACGCAGCGCCGTAGTTGGATGGAAGCGGCTATCAATGACTTAAAACAAGTGACCGTAGGCATTGAAAATGCGGCTAAAGCCGTTGGTATTGATAATTTAGATGCTGATGCAGGGTCAATGTTTTAA
- a CDS encoding di-heme oxidoreductase family protein, producing MVITSRDKVTAATPLTSLRPSGLMLSGILCSLLTLTACAPNNTDQDKTADTELDARAQTLEQLAGVPYKTLLTFDPQEVKQGGDTGITITTSESYSKPSSNIPASRKGDFFIGNAFFRQPWVVAPASTDSRDGLGPLFNVAACQSCHIKDGRGHAPMSAEDDADSLLIRLAMPATTSEQQQQLQNSLVEKIPHAVYGGQLQDRGIQGVAAEARVQVKWTPVPVKFADGHVETLRRPTYTLSNPGYGDFDPELMVSPRIALPMIGLGLLEQIPEADIKRQADAKDKDGNGVTGKYNWVLDPQTGKTALGRFGWKAGQTRLLTQNQSAFNEDMGLTSRIRPIESCTKNQPDCLKAPTGADEQGDGGPPVEVSNDVAKFVEFYTRNLAVPHRRNADDPVVLAGKKQFYDMGCIQCHTPRYKLPTTDDDRLEQHGQIIYPYTDMLLHDMGDDLADRTIAGKLPPKSAQVEFLANSFEWRTPALWGIGLAQTVDAQATFLHDGRARTPMEAVLWHGGEAEQQKQQVLKLDKKGREALNDFLLSL from the coding sequence ATGGTTATAACGTCTCGTGATAAAGTAACAGCAGCTACACCTTTGACCTCTTTGCGTCCTAGTGGGCTTATGCTGAGCGGTATACTGTGCAGCTTGTTAACCTTAACCGCCTGTGCGCCTAATAATACTGACCAAGATAAAACCGCAGATACTGAGCTAGATGCTCGCGCACAAACCCTTGAGCAATTGGCCGGCGTGCCTTATAAGACGCTACTCACCTTCGATCCGCAAGAGGTCAAACAGGGTGGTGACACGGGTATTACTATCACTACCAGCGAGAGTTACTCCAAACCTTCCTCAAATATCCCTGCCTCGCGTAAAGGCGATTTCTTCATTGGCAATGCTTTTTTTCGGCAACCTTGGGTGGTCGCGCCCGCCAGTACAGACAGCCGTGATGGGCTAGGGCCCTTGTTTAATGTGGCGGCTTGCCAGTCTTGCCATATAAAAGATGGTCGTGGCCATGCGCCTATGAGTGCTGAGGACGACGCCGACAGTTTGCTGATTCGTTTGGCTATGCCCGCAACCACGTCTGAGCAACAACAGCAGCTACAGAACTCTTTAGTTGAAAAAATACCGCATGCGGTCTATGGCGGCCAGCTACAAGACCGCGGGATTCAGGGCGTTGCGGCAGAAGCGCGCGTCCAAGTAAAATGGACTCCTGTACCGGTAAAATTTGCCGATGGTCATGTCGAGACTTTACGCCGACCTACTTATACCTTGAGCAATCCCGGTTATGGCGATTTTGACCCTGAGCTGATGGTTTCACCTAGAATAGCGCTGCCCATGATTGGTCTGGGGTTATTAGAGCAAATTCCAGAGGCTGATATTAAACGTCAGGCGGATGCCAAAGACAAAGACGGCAACGGCGTCACGGGTAAATACAACTGGGTATTGGACCCACAAACCGGCAAAACCGCTTTAGGGCGTTTTGGTTGGAAAGCGGGACAGACGCGTTTATTAACGCAAAATCAAAGTGCCTTTAACGAAGATATGGGGTTGACCTCGAGAATTCGCCCAATAGAATCTTGCACGAAAAATCAGCCCGATTGCCTAAAGGCGCCTACGGGTGCGGATGAGCAAGGCGATGGTGGTCCGCCGGTTGAGGTCAGCAATGATGTGGCTAAGTTTGTAGAGTTCTATACGCGCAACTTAGCGGTACCGCATCGCCGTAATGCTGACGATCCGGTGGTATTGGCCGGTAAAAAACAGTTTTACGATATGGGCTGTATACAGTGCCATACCCCGCGCTATAAGCTGCCGACTACTGATGATGACCGCCTAGAGCAACACGGACAAATTATCTACCCTTATACCGATATGCTTTTGCATGATATGGGCGATGATTTAGCGGACCGGACGATAGCAGGTAAGTTGCCGCCTAAGAGTGCGCAAGTTGAATTTTTGGCCAATTCTTTTGAATGGCGTACCCCAGCGTTATGGGGTATAGGCTTGGCACAAACGGTCGATGCCCAAGCGACTTTCTTACACGATGGGCGCGCGCGTACGCCGATGGAGGCCGTGCTATGGCATGGCGGCGAGGCTGAGCAACAAAAACAGCAAGTCCTTAAGCTTGACAAAAAAGGCCGAGAAGCGCTCAATGATTTTTTACTGTCTTTATAA
- a CDS encoding imelysin family protein has translation MKKHHAIAMAISALSAGLLISCAKPNDDAANPDAAASENKVSNEQAAQQTPASDAASASKITPVTISADTQKAYLTHVADDIVVPAYGDAAAQSQALHDLASKHCASGSVEGAPLTELREQWLKLAQAWASAEMINFGPATQSMSNLYINYYPDERGLVHSGVADLIAANPKLTPTQLAQESAIVQGVPGLEEALYANDRLDAAQCAYVISASEALTTRLKDIEATWQKESVSLLAIDQTASSDQGLNQWANSLLSLIETMKSSAIEQPLGLNGKSKGHVPAVTAGQSRAIINAKLATLNQAFTDPVLTAILSRDNTDTAVGDKLSTALADTSTLLAQMPEDISQADKATQQQLYDHLTTVTQIIKRELIPTLGIRVGFNSTDGD, from the coding sequence ATGAAAAAACATCACGCCATTGCTATGGCCATCTCTGCGCTGAGTGCTGGTCTACTAATCAGCTGCGCTAAACCCAATGATGACGCTGCAAATCCTGATGCCGCCGCTAGCGAAAATAAAGTGAGTAATGAGCAAGCCGCCCAGCAGACGCCGGCTAGCGACGCAGCCAGTGCTAGCAAAATTACCCCGGTAACGATTTCAGCAGACACGCAAAAGGCCTACCTGACGCACGTGGCTGATGACATTGTGGTGCCTGCTTATGGCGATGCTGCTGCCCAAAGCCAAGCGTTACACGATTTAGCCAGTAAGCATTGTGCGAGCGGTAGTGTAGAAGGTGCGCCGTTGACCGAGCTGCGTGAGCAGTGGCTTAAACTAGCGCAAGCTTGGGCTAGTGCTGAGATGATTAATTTTGGTCCAGCGACGCAAAGCATGAGCAACCTCTATATCAATTACTATCCTGATGAGCGCGGTCTAGTGCATAGCGGAGTTGCTGATTTAATCGCTGCCAATCCTAAGCTGACGCCTACACAACTGGCACAAGAGAGTGCTATTGTACAAGGGGTGCCAGGATTAGAAGAAGCGCTCTATGCCAATGACCGTTTGGATGCGGCGCAGTGTGCTTACGTCATTAGTGCCAGTGAAGCTTTGACCACCCGCCTTAAAGATATCGAAGCGACTTGGCAAAAAGAGTCAGTGAGTCTGTTAGCTATTGATCAGACTGCCAGTTCAGACCAAGGTCTAAACCAGTGGGCTAACTCTTTGTTATCGCTGATTGAAACTATGAAATCGAGCGCTATCGAGCAGCCATTGGGCTTAAACGGTAAGAGTAAAGGCCATGTGCCGGCAGTAACAGCAGGACAAAGCCGCGCTATTATTAATGCCAAACTCGCTACTCTCAATCAAGCGTTTACTGATCCGGTCTTAACCGCCATTTTAAGCCGTGATAATACCGATACTGCGGTAGGTGATAAGCTATCGACCGCGCTAGCCGATACCAGCACGCTGTTGGCACAAATGCCAGAAGACATCAGCCAAGCGGATAAAGCGACGCAACAGCAGCTTTATGACCACTTGACTACGGTCACGCAAATTATCAAACGTGAACTGATTCCTACCTTAGGTATCCGGGTCGGCTTTAATAGCACCGATGGCGATTAA
- a CDS encoding DUF1513 domain-containing protein, giving the protein MTSPVQKTVQQTAKTLAWSTLGTAAIVALHHRYRSQSIKSARLVDYPAGLKSELLRLARAGQIGTQAFIKAYQDSEFALEKASQDLAKADYSETNRSSESAVATVQWVSGVAALVEGGYGVVGVDSERQIVWQTPMSERVHDIVVQPAAHGINLITGATTYTRTDATIATKGREVVVMGRRPSERFWVLDTTSGELRHTIKAQSERHFYGHACFSLDGDYLYVTENDTVSLAGKIGVYDAHQGYQKVKEFDSHGIGPHELVMHPDGETLVIANGGIKTEKASRDELNLDSMRPSLAYLNRHDGTLLEQVVPQHPQMSVRHLDIHHDGTVMIGIQFQGPKHINVPLVLSHQRGDTDFTPLQMPQNQWQCFHQYIASVAVDAEHNLLCVTTPIGGCTAVYDLATRQLIDVVTLPDCAGASVIKTAATDPDNAGFIVSDGQGSITALSLTKKANVSQKVSEQTLDSATDNSWQISVTAVYHKMSFDNHLQAL; this is encoded by the coding sequence ATGACTAGCCCAGTGCAAAAAACAGTACAACAAACCGCAAAAACGCTCGCTTGGTCGACTTTAGGAACAGCCGCGATTGTAGCGCTGCACCATCGCTACCGCAGCCAGTCTATTAAGTCTGCTCGGTTGGTCGACTATCCCGCCGGTCTAAAAAGTGAGCTGTTAAGGCTAGCGCGCGCGGGTCAAATCGGGACGCAAGCCTTCATCAAAGCTTATCAAGATAGCGAGTTTGCCTTAGAAAAAGCGTCTCAAGACTTGGCTAAAGCTGATTATTCAGAGACTAATCGTTCCTCAGAGTCAGCGGTTGCTACAGTGCAATGGGTGAGTGGCGTAGCGGCTTTAGTCGAAGGCGGCTATGGAGTCGTTGGGGTAGATAGCGAGCGCCAGATTGTCTGGCAGACGCCCATGTCTGAGCGGGTGCATGATATCGTAGTACAACCTGCTGCGCATGGCATCAATCTTATAACAGGCGCTACAACATATACTAGAACAGACGCTACGATTGCTACTAAGGGGCGCGAAGTGGTAGTGATGGGTCGCCGTCCTAGCGAGCGTTTCTGGGTATTGGATACCACAAGCGGTGAGTTGCGCCATACTATAAAAGCGCAAAGCGAGCGCCATTTTTATGGCCATGCTTGTTTTAGTCTCGATGGCGATTATCTCTACGTCACTGAAAACGATACGGTCAGCTTAGCCGGTAAAATTGGGGTTTATGACGCGCATCAAGGCTACCAAAAGGTCAAGGAATTTGACTCGCATGGTATCGGCCCGCACGAGCTGGTTATGCATCCAGATGGTGAAACGCTGGTCATTGCCAATGGTGGTATTAAAACTGAAAAAGCCTCTCGCGATGAGCTAAATCTCGACAGTATGCGCCCGTCTTTGGCCTACCTTAATCGGCATGATGGCACGCTATTAGAGCAGGTCGTTCCTCAACATCCGCAGATGAGTGTGCGCCATTTAGATATTCACCACGATGGTACGGTCATGATTGGTATCCAGTTCCAAGGACCGAAGCACATCAATGTGCCGCTAGTACTAAGCCATCAACGCGGAGATACGGACTTTACCCCACTGCAAATGCCGCAAAATCAGTGGCAGTGTTTTCATCAATATATCGCCAGTGTGGCAGTGGATGCCGAGCACAATCTTTTGTGTGTGACCACGCCTATTGGCGGCTGTACTGCGGTTTATGACTTAGCCACTCGCCAGCTTATTGACGTGGTTACTTTGCCGGATTGTGCCGGCGCGTCAGTTATTAAAACCGCTGCTACTGACCCTGATAATGCAGGTTTTATTGTTAGCGATGGTCAAGGCAGTATTACCGCATTATCGTTGACTAAAAAGGCCAATGTCTCACAAAAAGTAAGTGAGCAAACTTTGGATTCTGCTACTGATAATAGTTGGCAAATCAGCGTGACAGCGGTCTATCACAAGATGTCATTTGACAATCATCTGCAGGCGTTATAA
- a CDS encoding M48 family metallopeptidase: MSSSPISEHTLPQAPALPAVYRDLHKVLLGAGIQLQLQRKRVKNINFRLKPQLLAVSAPARLSHERIAASIEQRLEWILTQHPKIVAAQQAREQAQQGSETHQELRLWGVAQQGILSEPQRLAWYRQELAAVMPALFAKWQPIVDKAAHEQRIKKMTTRWGSCNVRARRVWLSVYLPAYPIECTEYVIVHELCHLHHANHSQAFWQEVAKAMPAYQQWHDMLAGKSDGLMDNRKID; this comes from the coding sequence TTGTCATCTTCTCCTATTTCTGAACATACCTTGCCTCAAGCTCCAGCACTGCCCGCCGTTTATCGAGACCTGCATAAGGTCTTGCTAGGCGCAGGTATTCAACTGCAGTTGCAACGGAAACGCGTCAAAAATATCAACTTTCGCTTAAAGCCGCAGCTATTGGCGGTGTCTGCGCCTGCGCGGTTAAGTCATGAGCGCATTGCAGCGTCTATTGAGCAGCGACTCGAGTGGATACTGACCCAGCACCCTAAAATTGTAGCGGCGCAGCAAGCCCGTGAGCAAGCCCAACAGGGTAGCGAAACGCATCAAGAACTAAGGCTATGGGGCGTGGCACAACAGGGCATTCTGAGTGAGCCGCAGCGCTTAGCTTGGTATCGGCAAGAATTGGCGGCAGTAATGCCCGCCTTATTTGCCAAATGGCAACCTATCGTAGACAAGGCCGCCCATGAGCAGCGTATCAAAAAAATGACCACGCGTTGGGGCAGTTGTAATGTGCGAGCGCGGCGAGTTTGGTTATCCGTTTATCTCCCAGCCTATCCTATCGAATGTACAGAATACGTCATCGTGCATGAGCTATGCCATCTGCATCATGCCAATCACAGCCAGGCTTTTTGGCAGGAAGTCGCTAAGGCGATGCCAGCGTATCAGCAGTGGCACGATATGTTGGCGGGTAAGAGTGATGGTCTTATGGACAATCGTAAGATAGATTAG
- a CDS encoding methyltransferase domain-containing protein, which translates to MDEGSAVDTSGLQPGQRVKVDADFWQERYEAGQLGWDMGQVSPPIQAYIDQLPTADKTKAIMVAGAGNAYEVGYLHEQGFTQVTVFDIVTPPLEGFARRYPDFPKDQLVCADFFALTSAQYQFDLAIEQTFFCAIDPNMRPDYVKQMHTLLKPGGKLVGLLFDKDFGRPTPPFGGTEAEYRELFAPYFDIEVMERCHNSHPARQGSELFIILKAKP; encoded by the coding sequence ATGGATGAAGGCAGTGCAGTAGATACATCTGGTTTACAACCCGGACAACGGGTGAAGGTAGATGCAGACTTTTGGCAAGAGCGTTATGAGGCGGGACAGTTAGGTTGGGATATGGGGCAAGTATCACCACCGATTCAAGCTTATATCGACCAACTACCGACAGCAGATAAAACCAAAGCTATTATGGTAGCAGGGGCGGGTAACGCTTATGAAGTCGGCTATTTGCACGAGCAGGGCTTTACCCAAGTCACCGTCTTTGACATCGTTACCCCGCCATTAGAGGGCTTTGCGCGCCGCTATCCTGACTTTCCTAAAGACCAGTTGGTCTGTGCGGACTTCTTTGCGCTAACGTCTGCGCAGTATCAGTTTGATTTGGCCATCGAGCAGACTTTTTTCTGTGCTATTGATCCCAATATGCGTCCTGACTATGTCAAGCAAATGCATACTTTACTCAAGCCGGGCGGCAAATTGGTAGGGCTGTTATTTGATAAAGACTTTGGCAGACCTACGCCACCCTTTGGTGGCACAGAAGCGGAATATCGCGAACTATTTGCCCCTTATTTCGATATCGAAGTAATGGAGCGTTGCCATAATTCGCATCCGGCGCGCCAAGGTAGCGAGCTGTTTATTATTCTTAAGGCGAAACCTTAA
- a CDS encoding HD domain-containing protein produces the protein MAQTLKSRFTDYLQALSPDLAMADIEPLWLDIEQRYTEPQRAYHTLAHLKFIFAQFTGISESLRQPSLVALALFYHDVIYHMGDKPATTVAPKSNEALSADHAAAQLKDWLNPEQIERIYELILLTESHQLSDTTDSDAAYLLDLDLSVLGASWSTYQRYAQAVRFEYQHVPIKAYRLGRAAVLQHLLSHPSLYMTERFYTQYEESARANIARELHTL, from the coding sequence ATGGCGCAAACGCTTAAAAGCCGTTTCACTGATTATTTACAGGCGTTGTCGCCAGACCTAGCGATGGCTGATATTGAGCCGCTTTGGTTAGATATCGAACAGCGCTATACAGAGCCACAGCGCGCCTATCATACCCTTGCCCATCTTAAATTTATCTTTGCGCAGTTTACTGGTATTAGCGAGTCCTTGCGTCAACCGTCTCTAGTAGCGTTGGCACTGTTCTATCATGATGTTATTTATCATATGGGCGATAAGCCAGCCACGACTGTTGCTCCCAAAAGTAACGAGGCGTTAAGTGCCGATCATGCCGCTGCGCAACTTAAGGACTGGCTAAATCCTGAGCAGATTGAGCGTATCTATGAGTTGATTTTACTCACAGAGAGTCATCAGCTGAGTGATACTACAGATAGCGATGCCGCTTACCTATTGGATTTAGATTTGAGTGTATTAGGGGCGTCTTGGTCGACTTATCAGCGCTATGCGCAGGCCGTGCGTTTTGAATATCAGCATGTACCGATAAAGGCCTATCGATTAGGACGTGCTGCGGTTTTACAACACCTGCTAAGCCATCCTAGCTTGTATATGACAGAGCGGTTTTATACTCAATATGAGGAGTCTGCTAGAGCCAATATAGCGCGAGAATTGCACACGCTATAA